Proteins from one Candidatus Aminicenantes bacterium genomic window:
- the secA2 gene encoding accessory Sec system translocase SecA2 has product MPKQANERRRLKGAKKAYDRIVGNPVETDLSPYLEAVSRIKALDLRREADGELQARAARLRAQALEAPEPLFAETLPPTDFEIEAFALVREASHRTLGLDPFDVQMIAGLAMARGRLAELPTGEGKTLAAVFPAFLHALSGGGVHVLTFNDYLARRDAAWMGPAFRFLGLSVSCVQEGMEPGAKREAYGCDITYATAKEAGFDFLRDRIAETPAGLVHRSFRFALVDEADSILVDEARIPLVISGAEDRAVWDAARLAAVVRRLVPGRDFETDDEHRNIFLTDAGIAAAEAALGVSDLYGEGNQSLLEAVYCALHAESLLRRDIDYIVRDGRIAIIDEFTGRVVEKRHWPDGLQAAVEAKEGLKRKTEGRILGQITLQHFFRLYPRLAGMTATARPAAAEFHEFYGLPTLIVPPHVPSCRIDVPDAVFSHRQAKRLALVREIASAHAAGRPILVGTASVKESEELAADLRAGGVGCAILNARNDEHEAAVIADAGLPGSVTISTNMAGRGIDIRLGGADERRHAEVTALGGLYVIGTNRHESLRIDRQLRGRAGRQGDPGGTRFFISLEDDLFDRYGLTKVFRARHRIEPRDEEIGTGPIRREIEHAQRVIEGQNFDIRRQLTKYSTLIEMQRRILHDRRDALLRAEAGEEAWPLGLFGERDPELFRGAVARLGPAALAAIESRAALYHLDRAWADHLAWVQDTRESIHLVSLGGRTPIDEFRKQATAEFLALRERIAASTAADTAAIVGSAGNEAAGIERLKGPSSTWTYLINEDQFGWGLEMIKGKNIGFAAMGAAAFGPLLVLTLLMKRFFRRKPKTAAPSPPGSPPVQ; this is encoded by the coding sequence ATGCCGAAACAAGCTAATGAACGTCGCCGCCTGAAGGGCGCCAAAAAAGCCTACGACCGGATCGTCGGGAATCCCGTGGAAACGGATCTTTCCCCATACCTCGAAGCCGTTTCCCGGATCAAGGCGCTCGACCTGCGCCGGGAAGCCGACGGGGAGCTGCAGGCGAGGGCGGCCCGCCTCCGGGCCCAGGCCCTCGAGGCTCCCGAGCCGTTGTTCGCCGAGACGCTCCCGCCGACCGACTTCGAGATCGAAGCCTTCGCCCTCGTTCGCGAAGCCTCCCACAGGACGCTCGGCCTCGATCCCTTCGACGTCCAGATGATCGCCGGCTTGGCCATGGCCCGCGGCCGTCTGGCCGAGCTGCCGACGGGGGAGGGCAAGACCCTGGCCGCCGTATTCCCCGCCTTTCTCCATGCCCTCTCCGGCGGCGGCGTCCATGTCCTGACCTTCAACGACTATCTGGCCCGACGGGACGCGGCTTGGATGGGCCCGGCTTTTCGGTTCCTCGGACTGTCGGTCAGCTGTGTCCAGGAAGGCATGGAGCCGGGCGCTAAGCGCGAGGCTTACGGCTGCGACATCACCTACGCCACGGCCAAGGAGGCGGGCTTCGACTTTCTCCGCGATCGGATCGCGGAGACTCCCGCCGGCCTGGTCCACCGCTCGTTTCGCTTCGCTCTCGTCGACGAGGCCGATTCCATTCTGGTCGACGAAGCCCGCATCCCCCTCGTCATCTCGGGGGCCGAAGATCGGGCGGTCTGGGACGCGGCGAGGCTTGCGGCCGTCGTTCGCCGGCTCGTCCCGGGCCGCGATTTCGAGACCGACGACGAACATCGCAACATCTTCCTGACCGACGCCGGTATCGCGGCGGCCGAGGCTGCCCTCGGCGTTTCCGACCTCTATGGGGAGGGCAACCAGTCCCTTCTCGAGGCCGTCTACTGCGCCCTGCACGCCGAAAGTCTGCTGCGGCGCGATATCGATTACATCGTCCGCGACGGGCGGATCGCCATCATCGACGAGTTCACCGGGCGGGTCGTGGAGAAGCGGCATTGGCCGGACGGCCTGCAGGCGGCCGTTGAGGCCAAGGAGGGGCTGAAGCGCAAGACCGAAGGGCGCATTCTCGGTCAGATCACGCTGCAGCATTTCTTCCGGCTTTACCCGCGGCTGGCGGGGATGACCGCCACGGCCCGACCCGCGGCGGCCGAGTTCCATGAGTTCTACGGTCTGCCCACTTTGATCGTGCCGCCCCACGTTCCGAGCTGCCGGATCGACGTCCCCGACGCGGTCTTTTCCCACCGCCAAGCCAAGCGGCTGGCCTTGGTCCGCGAGATCGCCTCCGCCCACGCCGCGGGCCGTCCCATCCTGGTCGGCACGGCCTCGGTCAAGGAGTCCGAGGAATTGGCCGCCGATCTGCGGGCGGGGGGTGTGGGCTGCGCCATCCTCAACGCCCGCAATGACGAGCATGAAGCCGCCGTCATCGCCGACGCGGGCCTTCCGGGATCGGTGACGATCTCCACCAACATGGCCGGGAGGGGCATCGATATCCGGCTCGGCGGCGCGGATGAGCGGCGGCATGCCGAGGTCACGGCCCTGGGCGGCCTCTATGTCATCGGGACCAACCGCCACGAAAGCCTGCGCATCGACCGCCAGCTGCGCGGCCGCGCCGGGCGCCAGGGCGACCCGGGTGGAACCCGGTTCTTCATCAGCCTAGAGGACGATCTTTTCGATCGCTACGGTTTGACCAAGGTCTTTCGGGCCCGGCACCGGATCGAGCCGCGGGACGAGGAGATCGGGACCGGCCCCATCCGGCGGGAGATCGAGCATGCCCAGCGGGTCATCGAGGGCCAGAACTTCGACATCCGGCGGCAACTGACCAAATATTCGACCCTGATCGAGATGCAGAGGCGGATTCTTCACGATCGGCGGGACGCCCTCCTGCGGGCCGAGGCGGGGGAGGAGGCTTGGCCGCTCGGTCTCTTCGGCGAACGGGATCCCGAGCTCTTCCGCGGTGCGGTCGCCCGCCTCGGCCCGGCCGCCTTGGCCGCGATCGAGAGCCGGGCGGCGCTCTATCATCTCGACCGGGCCTGGGCCGATCACCTGGCCTGGGTCCAGGATACCCGCGAGAGCATCCACTTGGTCAGCCTGGGCGGGCGGACGCCGATCGACGAGTTCCGCAAGCAGGCCACGGCCGAGTTCCTGGCCTTGCGCGAACGGATCGCGGCGTCGACGGCCGCCGACACGGCCGCGATCGTCGGGTCCGCCGGAAACGAGGCGGCCGGCATCGAGCGTCTCAAGGGGCCGTCGTCGACCTGGACCTATCTCATCAACGAAGATCAGTTCGGCTGGGGATTGGAGATGATCAAGGGCAAGAACATCGGCTTCGCCGCGATGGGAGCCGCCGCTTTCGGCCCCCTGCTTGTCCTGACCCTGCTCATGAAGCGCTTCT
- a CDS encoding aldo/keto reductase, translated as MEYRHLGRSGLKVSALSFGTWVTFGEQIDEAGGAACLKAAYDAGVNFFDTAEGYAGGRAETMLGVLIRRFGWKRSDLVVSTKIFWGGGGPNDTGLSRKHILEGTEASLRRLQMDYVDLLFCHRPDRETPIEETVRAMSHLVDRGKAHYWGTSEWNAEQIRTAYEIARREHLVPPTMEQPQYNMFVREFVEKELSPLYDDYGLGTTTWSPLNSGFLSGKYLKGIPEGCRLTLRGYGWLKKRFEGPEAVAKTAKVRKLARIAGELGVPMSQLAIAWCLKNPRVSSVITGASRAEQVVENMKALDVVPLLTGEVMARIEKILANAPVPETNFR; from the coding sequence ATGGAATACCGCCATCTCGGCCGTTCGGGCCTCAAAGTTTCGGCCCTCTCTTTCGGGACTTGGGTCACCTTCGGCGAACAGATCGATGAAGCGGGGGGGGCTGCCTGCCTAAAAGCCGCCTACGACGCAGGCGTCAACTTCTTCGATACGGCCGAGGGCTACGCCGGCGGACGGGCCGAGACGATGCTGGGCGTCCTCATCCGCCGCTTCGGCTGGAAGCGGTCCGATTTGGTCGTCTCGACCAAGATCTTTTGGGGCGGCGGCGGCCCGAACGATACCGGCCTGTCGCGCAAGCATATCCTCGAGGGGACGGAGGCGTCGCTCCGCCGACTCCAGATGGACTATGTCGACCTCCTGTTCTGCCACCGGCCCGACCGGGAGACGCCGATCGAGGAGACCGTACGGGCTATGTCCCATCTCGTGGATCGCGGCAAGGCCCACTACTGGGGTACGAGCGAATGGAACGCCGAGCAGATCCGGACGGCCTACGAGATCGCCCGCCGCGAACATCTCGTTCCGCCGACCATGGAACAGCCGCAATACAATATGTTCGTCCGGGAATTCGTGGAAAAAGAGCTCAGCCCGCTTTACGACGACTACGGGTTGGGGACCACGACCTGGAGCCCTTTGAACAGCGGCTTTCTGAGCGGCAAATACTTGAAGGGCATTCCCGAGGGGTGCCGTCTCACCCTGCGCGGCTACGGCTGGCTGAAGAAGCGGTTCGAGGGACCGGAGGCCGTGGCGAAGACGGCCAAAGTCCGCAAGCTGGCCCGCATCGCCGGCGAGCTGGGCGTACCCATGTCTCAGCTCGCCATCGCCTGGTGCCTGAAGAATCCTCGGGTCAGCTCGGTGATCACCGGCGCCTCCAGAGCCGAGCAGGTCGTGGAAAACATGAAGGCGCTCGATGTCGTCCCGCTCCTGACCGGGGAGGTTATGGCCCGCATCGAAAAAATATTGGCCAACGCTCCTGTCCCCGAGACCAATTTCCGATAG